The following proteins are co-located in the Coregonus clupeaformis isolate EN_2021a unplaced genomic scaffold, ASM2061545v1 scaf0244, whole genome shotgun sequence genome:
- the gtf2a2 gene encoding transcription initiation factor IIA subunit 2 encodes MAYQLYRNTTLGNSLQESLDELIQTQQITPQLALQVLLQFDKAINTALANRVRNRVNFKGSLNTYRFCDNVWTFVLNDVEFREVTDLVKVDKVKIVACDGKNTGNAAE; translated from the exons ATGGCATACCAGCTCTACAGAAATACGACGCTAGGAAACAGTCTGCAAGAGAGCCTTGACGAGCTGATTCAG ACCCAACAGATCACTCCCCAGTTAGCACTTCAAGTTCTCCTCCAGTTTGACAAAGCCATCAACACAGCACTGGCCAACCGGGTTCGCAACAGGGTCAACTTTAAG GGGTCACTAAACACCTATAGATTCTGTGACAACGTGTGGACCTTCGTTCTGAATGATGTGGAGTTCAGGGAGGTGACGGATCTGGTCAAGGTGGACAAAGTCAAGATAGTCGCCTGCGATGGGAAAA ACACTGGAAACGCTGCAGAGTGA